The following are encoded together in the Planococcus antarcticus DSM 14505 genome:
- a CDS encoding diaminopimelate epimerase, producing the protein MKQEIEFIKLNPTQNMTILIKTSYPFEKHSYIASRVMSYDSVYAEQVGFIEKPVNAEAAAHLQMGGNEFCGNACMALAAFIASEKGLRQNDSTDVLLESSGTEQLVICQVQKKSEVYYCQVNMPIPKKVDLKIVHFENEELNIITVNYPDFIHIVIEVDEFNNRMRKKAENLARLIGATSGTNLIGVLLYKSKSEELAPLMYVPHLDSLIWERGCGSGTASIGAYLAWRNKGEVAVKIRQPGGIITVNAACHEGELTSLNIEGSVSIVAQGKAFIDC; encoded by the coding sequence ATGAAACAAGAGATAGAATTTATAAAATTAAATCCCACACAAAATATGACTATTCTTATAAAAACTAGTTATCCATTCGAAAAGCATTCCTACATTGCTTCAAGAGTAATGTCATATGACAGTGTCTATGCAGAACAAGTAGGTTTTATAGAAAAACCAGTAAATGCAGAAGCAGCTGCACATTTACAAATGGGTGGTAATGAATTTTGTGGCAATGCTTGCATGGCATTAGCAGCTTTTATTGCATCCGAAAAAGGGCTAAGACAAAACGATTCGACAGATGTATTATTAGAATCTTCAGGTACAGAACAATTAGTTATCTGTCAAGTTCAAAAAAAATCAGAAGTGTACTACTGTCAAGTTAATATGCCCATTCCTAAAAAGGTAGATTTGAAGATAGTTCATTTTGAAAATGAAGAGTTGAATATAATAACAGTAAATTATCCTGATTTTATACATATTGTAATAGAAGTCGACGAATTCAATAACCGAATGAGAAAAAAAGCAGAAAATCTAGCAAGGTTGATCGGAGCAACGTCGGGTACTAACTTAATTGGTGTTTTATTGTATAAATCTAAATCTGAAGAGCTGGCTCCTCTCATGTATGTTCCACATCTAGATAGCTTGATATGGGAAAGGGGGTGTGGATCCGGGACAGCATCTATAGGAGCTTACTTAGCATGGAGGAATAAAGGGGAAGTTGCTGTAAAAATAAGACAACCTGGCGGTATTATTACCGTAAACGCTGCATGTCATGAAGGAGAACTCACAAGCCTGAATATTGAAGGAAGTGTCAGCATCGTGGCACAAGGAAAAGCTTTTATAGATTGTTAA
- a CDS encoding nicotianamine synthase family protein — translation MIELKTFYEYLNDFLEKFDEIAENYDHATDRSSELENIIDDYSKFITSESNKVTWEQLALHKSSEFDQILTELRKKSAYCVAILEKYRALKLLNGNNDVSDYFKNIESCIKTEFGSFQADSESKVLLIGSGSFPMTPLLIAQQTGAEVVGTDIDEEAITLGLKVVEKLGNGLNIRLEQSVVEDLNFTKEATHIIFSSTVGIKYEILEQLHTLTNENVVVVMRYGDHLKSLFNYPMKKVNEKKWMMVENILRPDHVFDIALYKKA, via the coding sequence ATGATTGAGTTAAAGACTTTTTATGAATATTTAAATGACTTTTTAGAAAAGTTCGATGAAATAGCGGAAAACTACGATCATGCAACCGATAGGAGTTCTGAATTAGAGAATATAATTGATGACTACTCAAAGTTCATCACAAGTGAGAGCAATAAAGTAACGTGGGAACAACTAGCACTACATAAATCTAGTGAGTTTGACCAGATTTTAACAGAGTTAAGAAAAAAATCAGCCTATTGTGTTGCTATTTTGGAAAAATACCGTGCGTTGAAACTACTGAATGGAAATAATGATGTGTCCGATTATTTTAAAAATATAGAGTCGTGTATTAAGACGGAATTTGGGAGTTTTCAAGCCGATTCTGAATCCAAAGTATTGTTAATAGGATCTGGTTCTTTTCCGATGACACCGTTGTTAATAGCTCAGCAAACTGGAGCAGAGGTAGTTGGCACAGATATCGATGAGGAAGCCATTACACTGGGATTAAAAGTTGTAGAGAAGTTAGGCAATGGTTTAAATATCAGACTAGAACAATCAGTAGTGGAAGACCTTAATTTCACAAAAGAAGCAACCCATATCATTTTTAGCTCAACAGTTGGAATAAAGTACGAAATACTAGAGCAATTACATACTTTAACGAATGAAAATGTAGTCGTGGTCATGAGATATGGTGATCATTTGAAATCACTATTTAACTATCCAATGAAAAAGGTTAATGAAAAAAAATGGATGATGGTTGAAAATATTTTACGTCCTGACCACGTGTTTGATATCGCATTATATAAAAAAGCATAA
- a CDS encoding opine metallophore biosynthesis dehydrogenase — protein sequence MSDFNRVLILGTGPTSIQLAVNFKKHTGCYIAIAGRESVRSESFFSALEQNNRQIHASIQNEKHRTMRGDDSLDQIFEGYETILGEWDTIILSVTTDAYIEVIKQINDKVLKKVKCIILVSPTFGSNNLIKNYISNYNSNTEIISFSTYYGDTRWADEKPSNRIITTAVKKKVYLGSSHQASKNMERLYDVFEQLGIVLKMMDTPLEAETRNISLYVHPPLFMNEFSLNAIFGNLNDKKYVYKVYPEGPVTQYLIRDMLSQWKELMMLLEKINIKSINLLKFMTDDNYPVRLESLSRRDIESFVDLKTIHQEYLLYIRYTSLLVDPFSKPDEDGRYFDFSAVPIKKMFINREGKWDIPRMPKEDYYRIKIIQGIAKYLNSDCPVIDKFIQAYESKIQEVVQSHETELLSDAFSIQSFEDDINMICSEIEKSVKAQQKN from the coding sequence ATGAGTGATTTTAATCGAGTTTTAATTTTAGGAACTGGCCCTACTTCAATTCAACTTGCAGTAAATTTCAAAAAACATACAGGTTGTTACATAGCAATTGCAGGAAGAGAATCCGTTCGCTCAGAATCTTTTTTTTCAGCACTTGAGCAGAACAATCGTCAAATACACGCAAGCATTCAAAATGAAAAACATCGAACCATGAGAGGTGACGATTCTCTAGATCAAATTTTTGAAGGGTATGAAACCATACTGGGGGAATGGGATACCATTATTCTATCTGTAACAACAGATGCCTATATAGAAGTTATCAAACAAATCAATGATAAAGTCCTAAAAAAAGTGAAATGTATTATTTTGGTTTCTCCAACTTTTGGCTCCAATAACTTAATTAAGAATTATATCAGCAACTACAATTCAAACACAGAAATTATTAGTTTTTCTACGTATTATGGTGATACTAGATGGGCCGATGAGAAGCCTTCAAACCGTATAATAACAACAGCTGTCAAGAAAAAAGTGTACTTAGGCTCTTCGCATCAAGCGTCTAAAAATATGGAAAGACTATACGATGTTTTTGAGCAATTAGGTATTGTGTTAAAAATGATGGATACACCTCTTGAGGCAGAAACAAGAAATATTTCTTTGTATGTTCATCCTCCCTTGTTTATGAATGAATTTTCATTAAATGCTATATTCGGAAACTTAAATGATAAAAAATATGTGTATAAAGTATATCCGGAAGGACCTGTTACACAATATTTAATACGTGATATGTTATCTCAATGGAAAGAACTAATGATGCTTTTAGAGAAAATAAATATTAAAAGTATAAACTTACTTAAGTTTATGACAGACGATAATTATCCAGTGAGATTGGAAAGTTTATCGCGTCGAGATATAGAAAGCTTTGTTGATTTAAAGACCATACATCAAGAGTACTTATTATATATTCGTTATACCTCACTATTAGTGGATCCTTTTTCAAAGCCAGATGAAGATGGAAGATACTTTGACTTTTCTGCGGTACCTATAAAAAAAATGTTTATTAACAGAGAAGGGAAATGGGATATTCCAAGAATGCCAAAGGAAGATTATTACCGTATAAAAATAATACAAGGAATCGCAAAATACTTAAATTCAGATTGTCCAGTAATAGATAAGTTCATTCAGGCATATGAAAGTAAAATTCAAGAAGTTGTTCAATCTCATGAAACTGAATTATTATCTGATGCATTTTCCATACAAAGTTTTGAGGACGACATAAATATGATATGCAGTGAAATAGAGAAAAGTGTTAAAGCACAACAAAAGAATTAG
- the cntA gene encoding staphylopine-dependent metal ABC transporter substrate-binding lipoprotein, whose translation MLIKKIKVLGLLLLVLSVLAACSEEDSANEKKSDETDNELVYAVAQDINDMNPHLYTGSMPAQGMVYESLVENTKDGIQPLLAESWEISEDGKVYTFFLREDVQFHDGEPFNAEAVKKNLDAVQSNAEKHAWIKLSTKMENVNVVDEYTVELELSEPYYPTLVELSMTRPYVFISPKDFENGETKDGVSGFNGTGSYVLTEHKTAEFATFEANEDYWNGAPEIKRITAKVLPAGETTLLALQKGEINFAFTDDRGADSIAVEGMNQLEDSGDYQLIRSEPMNTKMLVANSSKADNPISETAVREAIWYSIDKETISKDILNGTESMAETLFSPNVNYADVDLKKRGYDVEKAIEILEKNGWKSENSSEARTKDGKKLEMKLYYDSSSSSQKTQAEFIQASLKEIGLQLEITGEESTSIANRRATGDYDLLFNQTWGLAYDPQSTIAAFTSEASYLHTTKGIKKEDELYDNIEQVMVSTDEQARKALYAEILTTVHEEAVFIPISNGGMTVIAPQNLTGVSFKQTQFELPFELMNFK comes from the coding sequence ATGTTAATAAAAAAAATTAAGGTTCTAGGTCTACTGTTATTGGTTTTATCTGTTCTGGCTGCCTGTTCTGAAGAAGACTCTGCGAATGAGAAAAAGAGTGATGAAACTGATAATGAGTTAGTTTATGCTGTTGCTCAGGATATTAATGATATGAACCCGCATTTATATACCGGTTCGATGCCGGCTCAAGGCATGGTCTATGAATCGTTAGTTGAAAACACAAAGGATGGGATTCAGCCATTGCTTGCTGAATCCTGGGAAATTTCTGAAGATGGCAAAGTATACACGTTCTTCTTAAGGGAAGATGTGCAATTTCATGATGGAGAGCCGTTCAACGCTGAGGCAGTGAAGAAAAATCTCGATGCTGTACAGAGTAATGCAGAAAAGCATGCGTGGATTAAACTATCCACAAAAATGGAAAATGTGAACGTAGTAGATGAATATACTGTTGAATTGGAATTGTCCGAACCCTATTATCCAACGTTGGTTGAGTTGTCCATGACCCGGCCTTATGTATTTATCTCACCCAAAGATTTTGAAAATGGAGAAACCAAAGATGGTGTAAGTGGCTTTAACGGGACAGGCTCCTATGTGCTCACTGAACACAAAACTGCCGAATTTGCAACTTTTGAAGCAAATGAAGATTACTGGAATGGAGCGCCAGAAATTAAGAGGATAACGGCTAAAGTATTGCCGGCCGGAGAAACAACCCTTTTGGCATTGCAAAAAGGAGAGATCAATTTTGCATTTACGGATGATCGTGGTGCAGATAGTATCGCTGTTGAAGGCATGAATCAGTTGGAGGATTCTGGTGATTATCAACTCATCAGAAGTGAACCTATGAACACCAAAATGCTTGTAGCCAATAGCAGTAAAGCGGACAACCCAATAAGTGAAACAGCTGTACGTGAAGCCATTTGGTATTCGATTGATAAAGAAACCATTAGCAAGGATATTCTTAATGGCACAGAATCAATGGCCGAAACCCTATTTTCACCTAATGTGAATTATGCCGACGTTGATTTGAAGAAGCGTGGCTATGATGTAGAAAAAGCCATAGAGATTCTAGAAAAAAACGGTTGGAAATCAGAAAACAGCAGTGAAGCTAGAACGAAAGATGGAAAAAAATTAGAGATGAAACTTTACTATGATAGCAGCTCGTCTTCTCAGAAAACGCAGGCTGAGTTCATCCAAGCATCACTAAAAGAAATTGGTCTTCAACTGGAAATTACGGGGGAAGAGTCAACGTCAATTGCGAATAGAAGGGCCACAGGCGACTACGATTTACTATTCAATCAAACTTGGGGTCTGGCGTATGATCCACAAAGTACAATCGCTGCTTTTACTTCTGAGGCTTCTTATTTGCATACAACAAAAGGCATTAAAAAAGAAGATGAGCTATACGACAACATTGAACAAGTTATGGTGTCGACAGATGAACAAGCTAGAAAAGCATTGTATGCCGAGATATTGACGACTGTTCACGAAGAAGCTGTTTTTATTCCTATTTCAAACGGCGGGATGACTGTAATCGCGCCTCAAAATCTAACTGGAGTTTCATTCAAGCAGACTCAGTTTGAGCTGCCGTTCGAGTTGATGAACTTTAAATAA
- the opp1B gene encoding nickel/cobalt ABC transporter permease, giving the protein MKRYIIRRMLVSMPLLLVISFLTFVLINLSPMDPAEVILQAQGVPQITDELVEQTKEEFGMDQPFILRYFDWLVSSLQLDFGDSYINGKPVWSLLGPAFFNTFKLTLISSIAIILVSIVLGVVCALNEGKMIDKSVRGISFFLTAMPSYWLATLMIWYFSVKLDLLPTSGMDSYKSYILPVVVITISYAGLYFRNVRTSMINNLNEDYVLYGRASGLPEKKITMHILRNSLQVSISIFGMAIPIILGSTVVIENVFAWPGLGSLSVRAILSRDFPIIQAYVLVLAVAFVLFNAISDIINAAMNPKLRNDL; this is encoded by the coding sequence ATGAAAAGATACATCATTAGAAGGATGCTCGTATCTATGCCTTTACTTTTAGTCATTTCATTTTTGACGTTCGTCTTAATTAATCTTTCTCCCATGGATCCGGCTGAAGTGATACTGCAAGCGCAAGGAGTTCCACAAATAACAGACGAACTAGTAGAGCAGACAAAAGAAGAATTCGGGATGGATCAGCCATTTATTCTAAGATATTTTGATTGGCTCGTTTCATCCTTACAATTAGACTTTGGTGATTCGTATATTAATGGGAAACCAGTATGGTCATTACTAGGTCCGGCCTTTTTTAATACATTCAAATTGACATTAATTTCATCGATAGCAATTATCTTGGTATCTATAGTATTAGGAGTAGTCTGTGCATTAAATGAAGGGAAGATGATAGATAAATCGGTAAGGGGCATTTCTTTTTTCTTAACCGCAATGCCATCATACTGGTTGGCTACCCTTATGATTTGGTACTTCTCGGTAAAGCTAGACTTGTTGCCCACAAGCGGAATGGATTCATATAAAAGTTATATCCTACCAGTTGTTGTTATCACAATCAGTTATGCTGGTCTCTATTTTAGAAATGTCAGGACCTCTATGATCAATAATTTGAATGAGGACTATGTTCTTTATGGAAGAGCATCGGGGTTACCAGAAAAGAAAATAACCATGCACATCCTGCGGAATTCATTGCAAGTATCCATTTCAATATTTGGTATGGCCATACCCATCATATTAGGAAGCACAGTTGTTATTGAGAATGTTTTTGCTTGGCCAGGGTTAGGAAGTCTAAGTGTGAGAGCAATTCTTAGCAGAGATTTCCCTATTATTCAGGCATACGTGCTCGTCTTAGCCGTAGCCTTTGTGTTGTTTAATGCAATCTCGGACATTATTAATGCTGCAATGAATCCCAAGCTAAGGAATGATCTGTAA
- the cntC gene encoding staphylopine uptake ABC transporter permease subunit CntC: protein MRILKNLSKDKLALLSLLIIVSTIIAGIFAPLFAPFDPNEVNMSLRYASPSWEYLLGNDHLGRCILSRIIYGIRPSILWVLVVLFISVLIGAFLGFLAGYFKGKVDAVIMRICDTMLSFPGYVMALAVIGIFGVGLQNILIAFALIKWAWFARVIRASVMQYAELDYVKFSKASGISDTQIIFRHIIPVTFADIAVISSSSIGSMILQISGFSFLGLGIQAPTPEWGMMLNEAREVMFTRPELMLVPGLAIVIVVSAFNFLSDSLQVALDPKLVTSKKRKKENLSLFKKRELSK, encoded by the coding sequence ATGAGGATATTAAAAAACTTAAGTAAGGATAAGTTGGCTTTGCTATCTTTGCTGATTATTGTCTCTACAATTATTGCAGGTATTTTCGCGCCTTTATTCGCACCGTTTGATCCTAATGAAGTTAATATGAGCCTTCGGTACGCATCTCCTTCATGGGAGTACCTATTGGGCAATGATCATCTAGGCAGGTGCATTTTATCAAGAATCATTTATGGAATTCGACCAAGTATCTTATGGGTATTGGTAGTTTTATTTATTTCTGTCCTAATAGGCGCATTTTTAGGCTTTCTTGCCGGCTATTTTAAAGGAAAAGTCGATGCAGTCATTATGAGAATATGCGATACGATGCTTTCATTTCCGGGATACGTAATGGCTTTGGCGGTTATTGGTATATTCGGCGTGGGTCTCCAAAATATCCTAATTGCTTTTGCCCTAATTAAATGGGCATGGTTTGCACGAGTCATCAGAGCGTCTGTTATGCAATACGCTGAATTAGACTATGTGAAGTTTTCCAAAGCATCAGGAATTAGTGATACACAAATAATCTTCAGACACATCATCCCAGTGACTTTCGCTGATATTGCCGTCATATCAAGCAGCTCCATTGGGTCGATGATATTACAAATTTCTGGATTTTCATTTTTGGGATTAGGAATTCAAGCACCTACTCCTGAATGGGGAATGATGTTAAATGAAGCGAGAGAAGTTATGTTCACTAGACCGGAATTAATGCTAGTACCTGGGTTAGCTATTGTCATTGTGGTATCAGCATTTAATTTTTTATCCGACTCGCTCCAAGTTGCGTTGGATCCTAAACTAGTTACCTCAAAAAAAAGAAAGAAAGAGAACTTATCTCTATTTAAAAAAAGGGAGCTCAGTAAGTGA
- the cntD gene encoding staphylopine uptake ABC transporter ATP-binding protein CntD: MNILEVKNLKVWDVHSEKNIIKNSSFHVESGSCLAIVGESGSGKSVTCRAIMRLNSSSLHQSGDILFKGENLNQLSEKELRKKRGKNLCMILQNGMSAFDPSCVVGVHLRETLAEHFDWNRNEMEVKMKSAMESVMLKNPTEIMNKYPHQLSGGMLQRIMIALAVVLEPDIIIADEPTTALDTISQFEVIEQFISLRNRMSCSIIFISHDLGVVRKIADEVLVMKDGDIVEKGTTDEVFSDAKHDYTKYLVSTRLALSNNFKRIMGEES, encoded by the coding sequence ATGAATATACTGGAAGTGAAAAATTTAAAGGTGTGGGATGTTCATTCCGAGAAAAATATTATTAAAAACAGTTCATTTCATGTGGAATCTGGAAGCTGTCTTGCGATTGTGGGAGAAAGCGGAAGTGGTAAGTCTGTTACTTGCAGAGCAATTATGAGGCTTAATAGCTCTTCACTTCACCAATCCGGAGATATTCTTTTTAAAGGAGAAAACCTCAACCAACTTTCTGAAAAGGAATTGAGGAAGAAAAGAGGGAAAAATCTTTGCATGATCCTGCAAAATGGGATGAGTGCGTTCGATCCTTCCTGTGTAGTCGGTGTGCATTTACGAGAAACACTTGCGGAACATTTCGATTGGAATAGAAATGAAATGGAAGTAAAAATGAAAAGTGCCATGGAAAGTGTCATGTTAAAAAATCCAACAGAGATCATGAATAAATATCCCCATCAACTATCGGGGGGGATGTTGCAACGAATTATGATTGCGCTAGCCGTTGTCTTAGAACCGGACATTATAATAGCTGATGAACCAACAACGGCACTTGATACCATCTCGCAATTTGAAGTGATTGAACAATTTATCAGCTTACGAAATAGGATGAGTTGTTCCATCATTTTTATTTCTCATGATTTGGGAGTCGTAAGAAAAATTGCGGACGAAGTTTTAGTGATGAAGGATGGAGACATTGTTGAAAAAGGAACTACGGATGAAGTTTTTTCGGATGCAAAACACGATTACACAAAGTATTTAGTCTCTACTAGACTGGCTTTAAGCAATAATTTCAAACGAATTATGGGGGAGGAATCCTAA
- a CDS encoding ABC transporter ATP-binding protein, with protein sequence MLKVESVEKSYKKGALLSREKQSVLKNISFECKSGECLGIIGESGSGKSTLGRLVLGIEKPDRGTVSFNGMNVKDRKVRLSNISAVFQDYKSSINPFFTVEDAILEPLKTQNKNIKENKEKVLSLLNQVGLPSTYRNKYPHELSGGEVQRVCIARAISTQPKCILLDEAISSLDVSVQTKILELLKDLKRIYNMSYVFITHDLQAAAYICDRIIIFKDGQIEEMVDIEHLKDVKSAYAKELLKSLITF encoded by the coding sequence TTGCTGAAAGTGGAAAGCGTAGAAAAATCTTATAAAAAAGGTGCACTGTTGTCCAGAGAAAAGCAAAGCGTTTTAAAAAATATTAGTTTTGAATGCAAAAGTGGAGAATGTCTTGGCATCATTGGTGAAAGTGGGAGTGGGAAATCAACATTAGGGCGATTGGTACTGGGAATTGAAAAGCCAGATCGTGGAACAGTTTCATTTAACGGAATGAATGTTAAGGACAGGAAAGTTCGGTTAAGTAACATAAGCGCTGTTTTTCAAGACTACAAATCCTCTATTAATCCTTTTTTTACTGTGGAAGATGCAATCCTTGAGCCCTTAAAGACTCAGAACAAGAATATAAAAGAGAATAAAGAAAAGGTTCTCAGCTTACTGAATCAAGTTGGATTACCTTCGACATATCGGAACAAATACCCTCATGAACTATCAGGTGGAGAGGTTCAACGAGTGTGTATTGCAAGAGCGATATCTACACAACCAAAGTGCATTTTATTGGATGAGGCGATCAGTTCGTTAGATGTCTCTGTGCAAACAAAAATTCTTGAATTACTCAAAGATTTAAAGAGAATCTACAATATGAGTTATGTGTTCATTACGCACGATTTACAGGCTGCAGCCTATATCTGTGACAGAATCATCATTTTTAAGGATGGACAGATTGAAGAAATGGTGGACATTGAACACTTGAAGGACGTTAAGTCAGCCTATGCAAAAGAACTATTAAAGTCGCTGATAACCTTTTAG
- the cntE gene encoding staphylopine family metallophore export MFS transporter CntE, translated as MSGALSWSFIRLYLLVLLYFSANSILNVIIPLQGEALGATNTTIGLIMGAYLFTTMFFRPWAGQIIQKYGPIKVLRVILIVNGFALILYTVTGLGGFVVARILQGVSTAFFSMALQIGIIDALPEKDRSQGISLYSLFSYIPGIVGPLLALGIWRGDMEYFGVVMIAIAIFTGVFGYNAKMEKAKAQPDTKNPAQTGNMLASFSQLMKNPHLFKCGVLMLSGSIIFGAITIFIPLYAEEVRSGNAGIFLMLMAIAVVISRFSFRKLIPSDGKWHSFFMMGTMLLLAVGAQSVSFAISGGVIFFYLGAILIGIAQALLYPTLTTYLSFVLPQGDRNVLLGLFIAMADLGVSLGGVLLGPIADSYSFSTAYMFCAVLGLAMLIFSYDRRKIFIG; from the coding sequence TTGAGTGGAGCTTTGTCTTGGTCATTTATACGATTATATCTGTTGGTGCTTCTGTATTTTAGTGCCAACTCTATATTGAATGTAATCATCCCTCTGCAAGGGGAGGCTTTAGGGGCCACCAATACAACGATAGGGTTGATTATGGGAGCCTATTTGTTTACGACCATGTTTTTTAGACCATGGGCAGGCCAGATTATACAAAAATACGGGCCAATAAAAGTGCTGCGAGTAATACTTATTGTAAACGGGTTTGCTCTCATTTTATATACAGTGACGGGACTGGGTGGCTTTGTAGTGGCTCGCATTTTACAAGGGGTCTCAACAGCGTTCTTTTCAATGGCATTGCAGATCGGGATTATCGATGCCCTGCCAGAAAAAGATCGTTCTCAAGGAATCTCACTTTATTCTTTGTTTTCATACATACCAGGAATCGTGGGACCTTTATTGGCGTTGGGTATTTGGCGAGGTGATATGGAATACTTCGGTGTTGTGATGATAGCAATTGCCATTTTCACAGGAGTATTTGGTTATAATGCTAAAATGGAAAAAGCTAAAGCCCAGCCTGATACGAAAAATCCTGCGCAAACTGGAAATATGTTGGCCTCATTTAGTCAGTTAATGAAAAACCCGCATTTATTTAAATGCGGTGTTCTTATGTTGAGTGGTTCAATTATATTTGGCGCAATTACCATCTTTATCCCTCTATATGCTGAAGAGGTACGAAGTGGAAATGCCGGGATTTTTCTTATGTTAATGGCAATAGCCGTTGTGATTTCTCGTTTTTCCTTTAGAAAACTAATTCCTTCTGATGGAAAGTGGCATTCATTTTTTATGATGGGGACAATGCTCCTTTTAGCAGTGGGGGCACAATCTGTAAGTTTTGCAATCAGCGGTGGGGTTATCTTTTTTTATCTAGGTGCTATTTTAATAGGCATAGCGCAAGCACTTCTTTACCCCACATTAACGACGTATCTAAGCTTTGTCTTACCTCAAGGGGATCGTAATGTGTTACTTGGTTTATTTATTGCCATGGCAGACTTGGGTGTGTCCTTAGGGGGTGTGCTTCTGGGGCCGATTGCTGATAGCTATTCATTTTCAACTGCGTATATGTTTTGTGCTGTGTTAGGCTTGGCAATGTTAATCTTTTCTTATGATCGTAGAAAGATATTTATTGGGTGA